In Monodelphis domestica isolate mMonDom1 chromosome 4, mMonDom1.pri, whole genome shotgun sequence, one DNA window encodes the following:
- the PHOSPHO2 gene encoding pyridoxal phosphate phosphatase PHOSPHO2 gives MKTLLVMDFDHTIIDDNSDTWIVKCAPEKKLPQELIDSYQKGKWNEYMGRVFKYLGDKSVEEGEIKKTMIKMPFTEGMLELINFIGKNKDLYDCIIISDSNTAFIDWILKAANVDSVFDKVFTNPAVFSRDGFLILEGFHVHECDHCPKNLCKKKVLVEFIDKQSQKGVKYSQINYIGDGENDFCPITSLKKNDVAFARKGFTLYKMLSEPPQEFVPVESSVVGWTSGTEILSYLQS, from the coding sequence ATGAAAACTCTACTGGTTATGGACTTTGACCATACAATCATAGATGACAATAGTGACACCTGGATTGTGAAATGTGCTCCTGAGAAAAAGCTTCCCCAAGAACTAATAGATTCTTATCAAAAAGGAAAGTGGAATGAATATATGGGCAGAGTCTTTAAATATTTAGGTGATAAAAGTGTTGAGGAAggtgaaattaaaaaaactatgatAAAAATGCCTTTTACCGAAGGAATGTTAGAGCTTATAAActttattggaaaaaataaagatctttATGACTGCATAATCATCTCAGATTCAAACACAGCCTTCATAGATTGGATTTTAAAAGCTGCCAATGTTGACAGTGTTTTTGATAAAGTgtttacaaacccagcagttttCAGTAGagatggttttcttattttggaaGGATTTCATGTTCATGAATGTGATCATTGCCCAAAGAATCTCTGCAAAAAAAAAGTTCTGGTAGAATTTATAGATAAACAGTCACAAAAAGGAGTGAAATACAGCCAAATTAATTATATAGGTGATGGCGAAAATGATTTCTGTCCAATAACCTCTCTAAAGAAGAATGATGTTGCTTTTGCTCGAAAAGGATTTACtttatataaaatgctttctgAACCGCCTCAAGAATTTGTACCTGTGGAATCTTCTGTTGTAGGTTGGACATCAGGCACTGAAATACTTTCATATTTGCAATCATAA